The Pseudomonas orientalis genome contains a region encoding:
- a CDS encoding GNAT family N-acetyltransferase yields the protein MRITQATLEHLDLLTPLFVKYREFYGALPFPDSSRAFLEKRLRRKESVIYLALADDDDKRLLGFCQLYPSFSSLSLKRVWILNDIYVAEDARRQLVADNLMRTAKKMAKETHAVRLRVSTSSDNDVAQKTYESIGFREDTEFKNYVLPISED from the coding sequence ATGCGGATTACTCAAGCGACCCTGGAACACCTGGACCTGCTCACCCCGCTGTTCGTCAAATACCGCGAATTCTATGGGGCCCTGCCGTTCCCGGACTCGTCGCGGGCCTTCCTGGAAAAGCGCCTGCGCCGCAAGGAATCGGTGATCTACCTGGCACTGGCCGATGATGATGACAAGCGGCTGCTGGGGTTCTGCCAGCTCTATCCAAGCTTCTCTTCGCTGTCGCTCAAACGGGTGTGGATCCTCAACGACATCTATGTGGCAGAGGACGCGCGCCGGCAACTGGTCGCCGATAACCTGATGCGCACAGCGAAGAAAATGGCCAAGGAAACCCACGCGGTGCGGCTGCGGGTATCGACCAGCAGCGATAATGACGTGGCGCAGAAGACCTATGAGTCCATCGGCTTTCGCGAAGACACCGAATTCAAGAACTACGTGCTGCCGATCAGCGAGGACTGA
- the ycaC gene encoding isochorismate family cysteine hydrolase YcaC yields the protein MSTPTYNHLNKDDAIVLLVDHQTGLISLVQDFSPNEFKNNVLALADLAKFFNLPTILTTSFEQGPNGPLVPELKEMFPDAPYIARPGQINAWDNEDFVKAIKATGRKQIIIAGVVTDVCVAFPTLSALAEGFEVFVVTDASGTFNTTVQQAAWSRMTQAGAQLMNWFSVACELHRDWRNDIEGLGNLLSQRIPNYRNLMNGYAALTAQQK from the coding sequence ATGAGCACTCCAACCTACAACCACCTCAACAAAGACGACGCCATCGTGCTGCTGGTCGACCACCAGACCGGCCTGATCTCTCTGGTGCAGGACTTCTCCCCCAACGAGTTCAAGAACAACGTGCTGGCCCTCGCCGACCTGGCCAAGTTCTTCAACCTGCCGACCATCCTCACCACCAGTTTCGAACAAGGCCCCAACGGCCCGCTGGTGCCGGAGTTGAAGGAGATGTTCCCGGACGCGCCGTATATCGCTCGCCCAGGCCAGATCAATGCGTGGGACAACGAAGACTTCGTCAAGGCGATCAAGGCCACCGGGCGTAAGCAGATCATCATTGCCGGTGTAGTGACGGATGTGTGCGTGGCGTTCCCGACCTTGTCGGCGCTGGCGGAAGGATTCGAGGTGTTTGTGGTGACGGATGCGTCGGGCACGTTCAATACCACGGTGCAGCAGGCGGCGTGGAGCCGGATGACCCAGGCCGGTGCGCAGTTGATGAACTGGTTCTCGGTGGCGTGTGAGCTGCACCGCGACTGGCGTAACGATATCGAAGGCTTGGGAAATCTGTTGTCCCAGCGTATTCCCAACTATCGCAATTTGATGAATGGGTATGCGGCGTTGACGGCGCAGCAGAAGTAA
- the ppa gene encoding inorganic diphosphatase, with protein MSYSKIPAGKDLPNDIYVAIEIPANHAPIKYEIDKDSDCLFVDRFMATPMFYPANYGFIPNTLADDGDPLDVLVVTPYPVTPGSVIRARPVGILNMTDDGGGDAKVIAVPHDKLSQLYVDVKEYTDLPPLLLEQIKHFFENYKDLEKGKWVKIDGWGDAEAARAEIMKSVAAYKG; from the coding sequence ATGAGCTACAGCAAGATTCCGGCTGGCAAAGACCTGCCGAACGACATCTACGTCGCCATCGAAATTCCGGCCAACCACGCGCCGATCAAATACGAAATCGACAAAGACAGCGACTGCCTGTTCGTTGACCGTTTCATGGCCACCCCGATGTTCTACCCGGCCAACTACGGTTTCATCCCCAACACCCTGGCCGACGACGGTGACCCCCTCGACGTGCTGGTCGTGACCCCTTACCCGGTCACCCCAGGCTCGGTCATCCGCGCTCGCCCGGTCGGCATCCTGAACATGACCGACGACGGCGGCGGCGATGCCAAAGTCATCGCAGTGCCACACGACAAGCTGTCCCAGCTGTACGTCGACGTGAAGGAATACACCGACCTGCCGCCCCTGCTGCTGGAACAAATCAAGCACTTCTTCGAGAACTACAAAGACCTCGAAAAAGGCAAATGGGTGAAGATCGACGGTTGGGGCGACGCAGAAGCCGCCCGCGCCGAGATCATGAAGTCGGTTGCCGCCTACAAAGGCTGA
- a CDS encoding type IV toxin-antitoxin system AbiEi family antitoxin: MKINRLLANWPSGTIATQAWLHEQGVGPNLIQKYQQTGWVERVGHGAWKRSGDSIDWHSGVFALQQDATVQIWPGGATALSLAGYSHYLTFGKETVDLFGTSGAVLPGWFRKHEWEAQINFHPGALFTGLEDMALQVFQIPYRQFALKISTPERAVLELIHQSADEMLFSGVADVMNGLATLSPRRLQKLLEACNSIRVKRVFFVLARNAAHTWYERIDRSSIDPGKGKRQIIRGGRLDKEFLITVPERFANAT; this comes from the coding sequence ATGAAAATAAACCGCCTTCTCGCAAATTGGCCATCGGGCACGATCGCCACCCAGGCGTGGCTTCACGAGCAGGGCGTCGGCCCCAACCTGATTCAGAAATATCAGCAAACAGGCTGGGTAGAGCGTGTGGGTCACGGCGCCTGGAAACGCAGCGGTGACAGTATCGACTGGCACAGCGGTGTATTCGCGTTGCAACAGGACGCAACAGTGCAAATCTGGCCGGGCGGCGCGACGGCGTTGAGCCTGGCCGGTTACAGCCATTACCTGACGTTTGGAAAAGAAACCGTTGATTTATTTGGCACCTCAGGCGCCGTTCTCCCCGGTTGGTTTCGCAAGCATGAATGGGAAGCGCAGATTAACTTCCATCCGGGCGCGCTCTTCACAGGGCTGGAAGATATGGCGTTACAAGTTTTCCAAATACCTTACCGCCAATTCGCGCTAAAAATCTCCACCCCGGAACGTGCGGTGCTCGAGCTTATTCACCAAAGCGCCGACGAGATGCTGTTCAGCGGTGTGGCCGATGTGATGAACGGTCTTGCCACGTTGAGCCCCAGGCGCCTGCAGAAGCTGCTTGAAGCGTGCAACTCCATCCGCGTCAAACGTGTGTTCTTTGTGCTGGCGCGCAATGCGGCTCATACCTGGTATGAGCGAATAGACCGTTCCAGCATTGATCCAGGCAAGGGCAAGCGGCAAATCATCCGGGGCGGTCGACTCGATAAAGAGTTCCTTATTACCGTTCCGGAGCGTTTTGCCAATGCCACTTGA
- the eutC gene encoding ethanolamine ammonia-lyase subunit EutC, with protein sequence MKEPTVQPELPDNPWLQLRRLTPARIALGRTGTSIPTNAQLDFQFAHAQARDAVHLPFDHEALSRQCAERGRDSLLLHSAATDRHTYLQRPDLGRRLSDESAQTLRDYAAAHPNGMDLAIVVADGLSALAVHKHTAPFLTRLEEQTHAEGWSLSPVILVKQGRVAVADEIGQLLGAKMVVILIGERPGLSSPDSLGLYFTYNPKVGLTDAYRNCISNVRLEGLSYGMAAHRLLYLMREACRRQLSGVNLKDEAQLQTIESDDPDLMKGNFLLSPPVD encoded by the coding sequence ATGAAGGAGCCGACCGTGCAACCAGAATTGCCTGACAACCCATGGCTGCAACTGCGCCGCCTGACCCCGGCGCGCATTGCCCTGGGCCGCACCGGCACCAGCATTCCGACCAACGCCCAACTGGACTTCCAGTTCGCCCACGCCCAGGCGCGGGACGCGGTGCACCTGCCCTTCGATCATGAAGCGCTGAGCCGCCAATGTGCCGAACGCGGCCGCGACAGCCTGTTGCTGCACAGCGCCGCCACCGACCGGCATACGTACCTGCAACGCCCCGATCTTGGACGCCGCTTGAGCGATGAATCGGCCCAGACCCTGCGCGACTATGCGGCAGCCCATCCGAATGGGATGGACCTGGCGATCGTAGTAGCCGATGGCCTGTCGGCGCTGGCCGTGCATAAACACACCGCGCCCTTTCTGACACGCCTGGAAGAACAGACCCACGCTGAAGGCTGGTCCTTGTCACCGGTGATCCTGGTAAAGCAGGGCCGCGTGGCAGTGGCCGACGAGATCGGGCAACTGCTCGGCGCCAAAATGGTGGTGATCCTGATCGGCGAACGGCCGGGGCTCAGTTCGCCGGACAGCCTGGGGCTGTATTTCACTTACAACCCCAAGGTCGGCCTCACCGACGCCTACCGCAACTGCATCTCCAATGTGCGCCTGGAAGGCCTGAGTTACGGCATGGCGGCCCATCGCCTGCTGTACCTGATGCGCGAGGCCTGCCGCCGGCAATTGTCCGGGGTCAATCTCAAGGACGAGGCGCAGTTGCAGACAATTGAATCAGATGACCCGGACTTGATGAAGGGTAATTTCCTGCTCAGCCCACCCGTAGACTGA
- a CDS encoding zinc-dependent peptidase, protein MWSLSAWRRRRLLAKHPIADDTWQRVRHHLTFLDGLTAEQDQWLREACVLFLAEKHLTALPGVELHQEQRLLLAAQAQLPLMNLGDLDWYQGFHEIVLYPDDFLSPQRHRDASGVEHEWDGEHSGEAWQQGPVILAWPGVLASGQWEGYNLVIHELAHKLDMLNGDANGLPPLHNDMRVQDWASVMQSAFDDLNRQLDANPDAETEIDPYAAENPAEFFAVTSEYFFSAPDLLVNSYPQVYAQLSRFYRQDPLARLTQLQARDPRYQPQGE, encoded by the coding sequence ATGTGGTCCCTCAGCGCCTGGCGTCGCCGGCGCCTGCTGGCCAAGCACCCGATTGCCGATGACACCTGGCAGCGGGTGCGCCACCACCTGACCTTCCTCGACGGCCTCACAGCCGAGCAAGACCAGTGGCTGCGCGAAGCCTGTGTGCTGTTCCTCGCCGAAAAACACCTCACCGCCCTGCCCGGCGTCGAACTGCACCAGGAACAACGCCTGCTGCTCGCCGCCCAGGCGCAACTGCCGCTGATGAACCTGGGCGACCTCGACTGGTATCAGGGCTTCCATGAAATCGTGCTGTACCCCGACGACTTTCTCAGCCCGCAGCGCCATCGCGATGCCAGCGGCGTGGAACACGAGTGGGACGGCGAACACAGCGGCGAAGCCTGGCAGCAGGGCCCGGTCATACTCGCCTGGCCCGGGGTACTGGCCAGCGGTCAATGGGAAGGCTACAACCTGGTCATCCACGAGCTGGCGCACAAACTGGACATGCTCAACGGCGACGCCAACGGCCTGCCACCGCTGCACAACGACATGCGCGTGCAGGACTGGGCCAGCGTGATGCAGAGCGCCTTTGACGACCTCAATCGCCAACTGGACGCCAACCCCGACGCTGAAACCGAGATCGACCCCTACGCCGCCGAAAACCCGGCGGAATTCTTTGCCGTCACCAGCGAATATTTCTTCAGTGCCCCGGACTTGCTGGTCAATAGTTATCCACAGGTGTACGCCCAACTCAGCCGCTTTTACCGCCAGGATCCCCTGGCCCGCCTGACCCAACTGCAAGCCCGCGACCCGCGCTACCAGCCGCAGGGCGAATGA
- a CDS encoding ethanolamine ammonia-lyase subunit EutB codes for MASFSHAVGAHTYRFDSLKDMMAKASPARSGDFLAGVAAQNDGERVAAQMALANIPLKHFLQEALIPYESDEVTRLIIDTHDKQAFAPVSHLTVGGLRDWLLSDAADEQSLRLLAPGLTPEMAAAVSKIMRVQDLVLVAQKIRVVTRFRGTLGLRGRLSTRLQPNHPTDEPAGIAASILDGLLYGNGDAMIGINPATDSIASICAMLEMLDAIIQRYDIPTQACVLTHVTTSIEAINRGVPLDLVFQSIAGTEAANASFGISLSLLQEGYDAGLSLNRGTLGQNLMYFETGQGSALSANAHFGVDQQTCETRAYAVARHFKPFLVNTVVGFIGPEYLYNGKQIIRAGLEDHFCGKLLGVPMGCDICYTNHAEADQDDMDTLLTLLGVAGINFIMGIPGSDDIMLNYQTTSFHDALYARQTLGLKPAPEFEQWLAKMGIFTQEGGKVHFGNSLPPAFRHALAQLG; via the coding sequence ATGGCAAGCTTTTCCCACGCGGTGGGTGCACACACCTACCGCTTCGACAGCCTCAAGGATATGATGGCCAAGGCCAGCCCGGCGCGTTCCGGGGATTTCCTCGCCGGTGTTGCCGCACAAAATGACGGCGAACGGGTGGCCGCGCAGATGGCGCTGGCGAATATCCCGCTCAAGCACTTCCTGCAGGAGGCGCTGATTCCTTACGAGAGCGATGAAGTCACCCGATTGATCATCGACACCCACGATAAACAGGCGTTTGCACCGGTCAGCCACCTCACCGTCGGCGGCCTGCGCGACTGGCTGCTCAGCGACGCGGCCGACGAACAGTCCCTGCGTTTATTGGCACCGGGGCTGACACCGGAAATGGCCGCCGCCGTGTCCAAGATCATGCGCGTGCAGGACCTGGTACTGGTGGCGCAGAAGATCCGCGTGGTCACCCGGTTTCGCGGCACCCTGGGCCTGCGCGGGCGCCTGTCCACGCGCCTGCAGCCCAACCACCCCACCGACGAACCGGCGGGCATCGCCGCCAGCATTCTCGACGGCCTGCTCTACGGCAACGGCGATGCAATGATCGGCATCAACCCGGCCACCGACAGCATCGCCTCAATCTGCGCCATGCTCGAGATGCTCGACGCCATCATTCAGCGCTACGACATCCCCACCCAGGCCTGCGTGCTGACCCACGTCACCACCTCCATCGAGGCGATCAACCGTGGCGTGCCGCTGGACCTGGTGTTCCAGTCGATCGCCGGCACCGAGGCGGCCAACGCCAGCTTCGGCATCAGCCTGAGCCTGCTGCAGGAAGGTTACGACGCCGGCCTGAGCCTCAATCGCGGCACCCTGGGCCAGAACCTGATGTATTTCGAAACCGGCCAGGGCAGCGCCTTGTCGGCCAACGCGCACTTTGGCGTCGACCAGCAAACCTGTGAAACCCGCGCCTACGCGGTGGCCCGGCACTTCAAACCGTTTCTGGTCAACACCGTGGTCGGCTTTATCGGCCCCGAGTACCTGTACAACGGCAAACAGATCATCCGTGCCGGTCTCGAAGACCACTTCTGCGGCAAGTTGCTCGGCGTGCCGATGGGTTGCGACATCTGCTACACCAACCACGCCGAAGCCGACCAGGACGACATGGACACCCTGCTGACCCTGCTCGGCGTGGCCGGGATCAATTTCATCATGGGCATCCCCGGCTCCGACGACATTATGCTCAATTACCAGACCACCTCCTTCCACGACGCGCTGTACGCGCGCCAGACACTGGGGTTGAAACCGGCGCCGGAGTTCGAACAATGGCTGGCGAAAATGGGCATCTTTACGCAGGAAGGTGGCAAGGTGCACTTTGGTAACAGCCTGCCACCGGCGTTTCGCCACGCTCTGGCGCAATTGGGATGA
- a CDS encoding DedA family protein produces MDFNPLDLILHLDVYLDMLVTNYGPWIYAILFLVIFCETGLVVMPFLPGDSLLFIAGAVAAGGGMDPVLLGGLLMLAAILGDSTNYVIGRTVGERLFSNPNSKIFRRDYLQKTHDFYDKHGGKTVTLARFLPILRTFAPFVAGIAKMPYPRFFGFSVLGTILWVGGLVTLGYFFGNVPFIKKNLSLLVVFIILLSLVPMIIGVVRSRFGRTSSEANPH; encoded by the coding sequence ATGGATTTCAACCCGCTTGACCTTATCCTGCATCTCGATGTTTACCTCGACATGCTGGTAACCAATTACGGTCCGTGGATCTACGCCATTCTGTTCCTGGTGATTTTCTGCGAGACCGGCCTGGTGGTCATGCCGTTCTTGCCGGGCGATTCTTTGCTGTTCATCGCCGGTGCCGTTGCCGCAGGCGGCGGCATGGACCCGGTATTGCTGGGCGGCCTGCTGATGCTGGCGGCCATCCTCGGCGACAGCACCAATTACGTGATCGGGCGAACAGTGGGCGAACGCTTGTTCAGCAACCCGAACTCGAAAATCTTCCGTCGCGATTACCTGCAGAAAACACACGACTTCTACGACAAGCACGGCGGCAAAACCGTGACCCTGGCGCGCTTCCTGCCGATCCTGCGCACCTTCGCGCCGTTCGTCGCCGGCATCGCGAAAATGCCCTACCCGCGCTTCTTCGGGTTCAGCGTGCTCGGCACCATCCTTTGGGTCGGCGGCCTGGTGACCCTGGGCTATTTCTTCGGCAACGTGCCGTTCATCAAGAAGAACCTGTCGTTGCTCGTCGTGTTCATCATCCTGCTGTCCCTGGTGCCAATGATCATCGGCGTGGTGCGCAGCCGCTTTGGCCGCACCTCCTCCGAAGCCAACCCACACTGA
- a CDS encoding LexA family transcriptional regulator, whose translation MNTSGDRLKALLREVHLSASDFAKNRGVTPQHVNNWFKRGVPMGRLNEIAELLCVSSRWLSDGRGPKHPPANYLLEAPTARIAPAREDIGKYLTGPACRPDNNDVEIPLHPTFTSTERIRVTQHTLQTLNVKPDRAVGAYMVDNSMIDIIQQGATLAIDRGRTQIIDGEIYAVEHDGMLRIKYLYNRPGGGLRMRSHNAGEHPDEYLTYDERFEQNFQIVGWVFWWSTLNNRRPPVPLDDHLLGWEGAEPEPEVGN comes from the coding sequence ATGAATACATCAGGTGATCGTTTAAAAGCGCTACTACGGGAAGTTCATCTTTCCGCCTCCGACTTCGCCAAGAACCGCGGCGTCACGCCTCAGCACGTGAACAACTGGTTCAAACGCGGCGTCCCCATGGGCCGACTCAACGAGATCGCAGAACTGCTGTGCGTCTCCAGTCGCTGGCTAAGCGACGGCCGCGGCCCCAAACACCCGCCCGCCAACTACCTGTTGGAAGCCCCCACCGCAAGGATTGCACCCGCCCGCGAAGACATCGGCAAATACCTCACAGGCCCCGCCTGCCGCCCGGACAACAACGACGTGGAGATCCCCCTCCACCCCACATTCACCTCAACCGAACGCATCCGCGTCACCCAACACACCCTCCAGACCCTCAACGTAAAACCCGACCGCGCCGTGGGCGCCTACATGGTCGACAACAGCATGATCGACATTATCCAGCAAGGCGCCACCCTCGCCATCGACCGAGGCCGCACCCAAATCATCGATGGCGAAATCTACGCCGTCGAACACGACGGCATGCTGCGCATCAAATACCTCTACAACCGCCCCGGCGGAGGCCTGCGCATGCGCAGCCACAACGCCGGCGAACACCCGGACGAATACCTCACCTACGACGAACGCTTCGAGCAGAACTTCCAAATCGTCGGCTGGGTATTCTGGTGGTCCACCCTCAACAACCGCCGCCCACCCGTCCCGCTGGATGACCACCTGCTGGGCTGGGAAGGCGCTGAACCGGAACCGGAGGTGGGCAACTGA